The region CATTAAGTGGTGCCGAGGGACAGAATCGAACTGCCGACACGGGGATTTTCAGTCCCCTGCTCTACCGACTGAGCTACCTCGGCAAACATGAGGATAAAGCCAGAAAACTTGCCCCGTTATTAGCCGAAGGCCAGGGGTTTGTCAAGAGGAAATTTTGCCGAAAAAGGCCGGATCTTATAGTTCTCATTACGCAGCTTTTGTCTGATAATTTTGTTGTTCCTCTGGAGCAAGACAGCAGATACCACGAAGCACACGAAGAGCACGAAGGATTAAAAAAATGCTTTTCTTCGTGTCCTTCGTGTGCTTCGTGGTGACATAACAGACCTCTGATTTGTTTTTGTAACACAAATCAGAAGTTCAATTGTATAAAATAGTACTCAATAAAATTAAATTTTTGCCGATAAGAATAGGTAGCCCCCTGACGTTTTTGAATAATAACTGTAATATCAGGGGGATAGATGTTGCAGGGTGATTTAATGAAGATTCTGTCGATGTTGCAACCAGGTGATAAGGCTCCAGTTTTCAGCCTGCCGGATCAGGATGACGCGGCTGTCAGCCTGGCGGATTTTCAGGGGAAATGGGTGATTCTCTTCTTCTATCCCAAGGATAATACCTCGGGCTGAGCCAAAGAAGCCCAGGGGTTTACCGGTCTGGTAGACGAATTTAAAAAAATGAACGCGGTGGTCATCGGTGCCAGTCCTGATTCCACCAAAAGCCATCGCAACTTTATTGCCAAAAAAGAGCTGGGGATAACCCTGCTCAGTGATCCGGAACATACAGTTTTGACCCAATACGGGGTCTGGCAGCTGAAGAAAATGGCCGGCCGGGAGTATTATGGGGTAGTTCGAAGTACGTATCTCATAGATCCCCGGGGAAATGTCGCCTTTATCTGGCCGAAAGTCAAAGTCAAAGGGCACGTGGAGCAGGTGCGGGACAAACTGGTGGAATTGCAGAGCCAGCAGGATTAGTCTCGCTTTGGAATGCCTGCCGGGTTTCCCAGGCATAATGCAGGAGGTGAAAGATCATGGTCCAGGGAATTGCGGCGTCAATGAACGCTATCCAGGCGGTGGCCGAGCGGTTCAATCGCACCGGCCGCAACATTGCCAACCTGAATACCGATGGCTACAAGGCCGAGCGGGTAGATTTCGGCGAAGGGCCGAAGCCGGGAACGGTACAGGCCAATGTCAGTGTCGATCTGTCACCAGGTTCGGTGCGGGCGGAAGAAACCGAAGATGGCCTGGAAATGGTCGAAATGTCCAACGTTGATCTGGCCAAAGAAATGGTCAACTTGATGATCGACAAGCACAGCATTGAAGCCAATCTGAAGGCTTTGAAAACCGCCGACGAGATTTTGGGGACCGTCATCGACATCAAGGGTTGATGCTTTTGTAAAACTTTTACTGTTTCATCGCTTTGACGGTTTTTTACGAAATCTTTTAACCTTCAACCTTTAACCTTTAACCTTNNNNNNNNNNNNNNNNNNNNNNNNNNNNNNNNNNNNNNNNNNNNNNNNNNNNNNNNNNNNNNNNNNNNNNNNNNNNNNNNNNNNNNNNNNNNNNNNNNNNTAGATACTCCCTC is a window of Pseudomonadota bacterium DNA encoding:
- a CDS encoding flagellar basal body rod C-terminal domain-containing protein — encoded protein: MVQGIAASMNAIQAVAERFNRTGRNIANLNTDGYKAERVDFGEGPKPGTVQANVSVDLSPGSVRAEETEDGLEMVEMSNVDLAKEMVNLMIDKHSIEANLKALKTADEILGTVIDIKG
- the bcp gene encoding thioredoxin-dependent thiol peroxidase, which codes for MLQPGDKAPVFSLPDQDDAAVSLADFQGKWVILFFYPKDNTSGUAKEAQGFTGLVDEFKKMNAVVIGASPDSTKSHRNFIAKKELGITLLSDPEHTVLTQYGVWQLKKMAGREYYGVVRSTYLIDPRGNVAFIWPKVKVKGHVEQVRDKLVELQSQQD